A genome region from Natronosalvus rutilus includes the following:
- a CDS encoding electron transfer flavoprotein subunit alpha/FixB family protein — protein MTLDPDEYTVGELRGELDAVDDLETVQSVLEAEQTGQNRKTAREVIERRLEVLGEDAGTETDDETEGEYEETREDVGEDAEGEEVETESESDETTEAVEEADAEEEADEAADEDEANAEEEEDDGLSHPTRDKKHVRALQGGTYRDMWVFCETQQGELLDVSKEMLGKARELMDDYAEEYEEENVVAFLMGDDCRDLAEETIAYGADVAVYHEDDRLERFLHTPFTRITAHMARGQGSEESTDWRDYDEPRYALYPATNNGRDLSALVQGELDSGLASDCSDLFIEPEKISNPVKTGEPGVKKTFDRVLHMKRPDFSGFEYSTILCLDNPDRDFHPQGASVIPGTFDVPEPDYDREGLVVEHEMDLEDEWFSVEITEHDTLEGGVDLTGHEVVVCLGRGISDDPTLGMELGLELADAFEDAALGITRGIVTSSYQFEGHVEQYSKEERQIGETGQVVAPPLYIAAGVSGAVQHKVGMDESDTIVAINTDPEATIRDFSDYFIEGDLFDVLPRLTEAVKFGELPMEAATDGGEDK, from the coding sequence ATGACACTGGATCCGGACGAGTACACGGTAGGCGAATTGCGCGGCGAACTGGACGCGGTCGACGACCTCGAGACGGTCCAGTCGGTCCTCGAGGCCGAACAGACCGGACAGAACCGGAAGACAGCCCGTGAGGTAATCGAGCGACGGCTCGAGGTGCTCGGCGAGGACGCCGGGACCGAAACCGACGACGAGACCGAAGGCGAGTACGAGGAGACGCGAGAGGACGTCGGCGAGGACGCCGAAGGGGAGGAAGTAGAGACCGAGTCCGAGTCCGACGAGACGACTGAGGCAGTGGAAGAAGCGGATGCCGAGGAGGAAGCGGACGAAGCGGCAGACGAGGACGAAGCGAATGCCGAGGAGGAAGAAGACGACGGACTCTCCCACCCAACTCGAGACAAAAAGCACGTCCGCGCACTCCAGGGCGGCACCTACCGCGACATGTGGGTGTTCTGTGAGACCCAGCAGGGCGAACTGCTCGACGTCTCGAAGGAGATGCTCGGGAAGGCCCGCGAGCTGATGGACGACTACGCCGAGGAGTACGAGGAAGAGAACGTCGTCGCGTTCCTCATGGGCGACGACTGTCGGGACCTGGCCGAGGAGACCATCGCCTACGGGGCCGACGTCGCCGTCTACCACGAGGACGACCGCCTCGAGCGATTCCTGCACACGCCCTTCACCCGGATCACAGCGCACATGGCCCGCGGGCAGGGGAGCGAGGAGAGCACCGACTGGCGTGACTACGACGAACCGCGTTACGCCCTCTACCCGGCGACGAACAACGGACGGGACCTCTCGGCGCTCGTCCAGGGCGAACTCGACTCGGGGCTGGCCTCGGACTGCTCGGATCTGTTCATCGAACCCGAGAAGATTTCGAACCCGGTCAAGACCGGCGAACCCGGCGTCAAGAAGACGTTCGACCGCGTGCTCCACATGAAGCGCCCGGACTTCTCGGGCTTCGAGTACTCGACGATCCTCTGTCTGGACAATCCCGACCGGGACTTCCACCCGCAAGGGGCCTCCGTGATTCCGGGGACGTTCGACGTCCCCGAGCCCGATTACGACCGCGAGGGACTCGTCGTCGAACACGAGATGGACCTCGAGGACGAGTGGTTCAGCGTCGAGATCACCGAACACGACACCCTCGAGGGTGGCGTCGACCTCACGGGTCACGAGGTCGTCGTCTGTCTCGGACGCGGTATCAGCGACGACCCAACTCTCGGGATGGAACTCGGCCTCGAACTGGCCGATGCTTTCGAGGACGCCGCTCTGGGGATCACCCGGGGCATCGTCACCTCGTCCTACCAGTTCGAGGGCCACGTCGAGCAGTACTCGAAGGAAGAGCGCCAGATCGGCGAGACGGGGCAAGTCGTTGCACCACCGCTGTACATCGCCGCTGGCGTCTCCGGAGCGGTCCAGCACAAGGTCGGCATGGACGAGTCGGACACCATCGTCGCCATCAACACCGATCCGGAGGCGACGATCAGGGACTTCAGCGACTACTTCATCGAGGGCGACCTCTTCGACGTGCTGCCGCGGCTCACCGAGGCGGTGAAGTTCGGAGAGTTACCGATGGAGGCCGCGACCGACGGAGGTGAAGACAAATGA
- a CDS encoding NAD(P)-binding protein: MTGSDYEHYEAIVVGCGPGGAAAAARLAQHGIETLVLERGVEAGSKNVSGGLIYAEESAPYTIDDFFPNFREEAAERPITDYEIHNIAGRKVKSYDLTDLHEHDTEWCDAVLRRRMDGWLEDRVHELTSETGGGLLTDVRVNGLLRENGEIVGVTCDELDPITADFIVAADGANSELARDAGLMDWEEPDEWFQGVKAVVEMDPEVINDRFDIEEGEGVAHLFSGDLFEDVRGGGFLYTNEDTLSIGTVFHLDSLVAEQAEPHELLDALLTHPLLAQWLDEEYVELEYGAKLVPDSKKVAHREPYSDRLVLVGDAGGQMQAQGPIIKGMNHAVTAGALAADAHAVTRGNADPESAGRRYTTMLEQSGTMGKLRPRRYEMTSPVGEHGLVTRAIEGVLDSPVGSAAVGNRLSNRLLEKAYNSPTLVGMLPDTETGYTTLPSIIGEKQGRTIHWDNEVEPPTLEERIGDLTYDTDVGNPHIRLRDNSVEASGAAVYACPVSAEDFGGGCYRSETVKTNGGEETVVSLDTQPCVECGTCAVVADTEWEHPRGGKGVEFRQG; this comes from the coding sequence ATGACAGGGAGCGACTACGAACACTACGAGGCGATCGTCGTTGGCTGTGGCCCTGGCGGGGCCGCGGCGGCGGCGCGACTGGCTCAACACGGCATCGAGACGCTCGTCCTCGAGCGTGGCGTCGAGGCCGGGTCGAAGAACGTCTCCGGCGGCCTCATCTACGCCGAGGAGTCCGCGCCGTACACGATCGACGACTTCTTCCCGAACTTCCGGGAGGAAGCAGCCGAACGTCCGATCACCGACTACGAGATCCACAACATCGCTGGTCGGAAGGTCAAGTCTTACGACCTGACCGACCTCCACGAGCACGACACCGAGTGGTGTGATGCCGTCCTCCGGCGTCGGATGGACGGTTGGCTCGAGGACCGGGTCCACGAACTGACGAGCGAGACCGGCGGCGGGCTGTTGACCGACGTGCGCGTCAACGGCCTGCTGCGGGAGAACGGCGAGATCGTGGGCGTCACGTGCGACGAACTCGACCCCATCACGGCCGACTTCATCGTCGCCGCCGATGGCGCCAACTCCGAACTCGCACGCGACGCGGGCCTGATGGACTGGGAGGAGCCCGACGAGTGGTTCCAGGGCGTCAAGGCAGTCGTCGAGATGGACCCCGAGGTCATCAACGACCGCTTCGACATCGAGGAGGGCGAGGGCGTCGCCCACCTCTTCTCGGGCGACCTCTTCGAGGACGTCCGCGGCGGCGGCTTCCTCTACACTAACGAAGACACCCTCTCGATCGGGACCGTCTTCCACCTGGACAGCCTCGTCGCCGAGCAGGCCGAGCCACACGAACTGCTCGACGCTCTTCTCACGCACCCACTGCTCGCCCAGTGGCTCGACGAAGAGTACGTCGAACTCGAATACGGCGCGAAACTCGTTCCCGACTCGAAGAAGGTCGCCCACCGCGAGCCCTACAGCGACCGGCTCGTGCTCGTCGGCGACGCCGGTGGGCAGATGCAAGCCCAGGGGCCGATCATCAAGGGGATGAACCACGCCGTCACCGCGGGCGCGCTCGCGGCCGACGCCCACGCGGTCACCCGCGGGAACGCCGACCCCGAGTCGGCCGGGCGACGGTACACGACGATGCTCGAGCAGTCGGGCACGATGGGCAAACTCCGTCCGCGGCGCTACGAGATGACGAGCCCTGTCGGCGAGCACGGCCTCGTGACGCGGGCGATCGAAGGCGTCCTCGACTCGCCGGTCGGCTCTGCCGCCGTCGGGAATCGGCTCTCGAATCGGCTGCTCGAGAAGGCCTACAACTCCCCGACCCTCGTCGGGATGCTACCAGACACGGAGACGGGCTACACCACCTTGCCGTCGATCATCGGGGAAAAGCAGGGCCGGACGATCCACTGGGACAACGAGGTCGAACCGCCGACGCTGGAAGAGCGCATCGGCGATCTGACCTACGACACTGACGTCGGCAATCCACACATCCGCTTGCGCGACAACTCTGTCGAGGCGAGCGGCGCCGCCGTCTACGCCTGCCCGGTCAGCGCCGAGGACTTCGGCGGCGGCTGTTACCGCTCGGAAACCGTCAAGACCAACGGCGGCGAGGAGACGGTCGTCAGCCTCGACACCCAACCCTGCGTCGAGTGTGGCACCTGTGCCGTCGTCGCCGACACCGAGTGGGAACACCCCCGCGGCGGGAAGGGCGTCGAGTTCCGGCAGGGGTAG
- a CDS encoding GNAT family N-acetyltransferase, with protein MTFAEEIEFGHEDRKRIYEYVERHGAVDPDDAQERLRIDPGGFRHHVAILKRDGRLEDRNGRLQVAIDAGAEEEYRSDDLEFHIRPARQDDLAGIVGAIRQVAEERTYIVAESVADEVDHQNALLRHNELESRMFFVATVGDEVVGWVHLHAPELEKLSHTAELTVGVIEEYRGNGIGSHLLSRGLEWAGSNAYEKVYNSVPSSNEDAIAFLERHGWEVEAIREDHYKLEGEYVDEVMMALEL; from the coding sequence ATGACGTTCGCCGAAGAGATCGAATTCGGGCACGAGGACCGCAAACGAATCTACGAGTACGTCGAGCGCCACGGGGCAGTCGACCCCGACGACGCCCAGGAGCGCCTCCGGATCGACCCCGGCGGCTTCCGCCATCACGTCGCTATCCTCAAACGCGACGGCCGACTCGAGGACCGCAACGGTCGCCTGCAGGTCGCGATCGACGCAGGGGCCGAGGAGGAGTACCGAAGCGACGACCTCGAGTTCCACATTCGCCCGGCCCGCCAGGACGACCTCGCGGGGATCGTCGGCGCGATTCGGCAGGTCGCCGAGGAGCGAACCTACATCGTCGCCGAGAGCGTCGCCGACGAGGTCGACCACCAGAACGCCCTGCTCCGGCACAACGAACTCGAGTCGCGGATGTTCTTCGTCGCGACCGTCGGCGACGAGGTCGTCGGCTGGGTCCACCTCCACGCGCCCGAACTCGAGAAACTGAGCCACACGGCCGAACTCACGGTCGGCGTCATCGAGGAGTATCGCGGGAACGGGATCGGCTCACACCTCCTCTCGCGCGGGCTCGAGTGGGCCGGCAGCAATGCCTACGAGAAAGTGTACAACAGCGTCCCCTCGAGCAACGAGGACGCCATCGCTTTCCTCGAGAGACACGGCTGGGAGGTCGAAGCGATTCGCGAAGATCACTACAAGCTCGAAGGCGAGTACGTCGACGAAGTGATGATGGCCCTCGAACTGTAG
- a CDS encoding redox-regulated ATPase YchF, translating into MLSIALAGKPNAGKSTFYTAATMADVDVANYPFTTIDANRGVSYVRTECPCLEREERCGNENCHDGKRYVPIELLDVAGLVPGAHEGKGLGNQFLDELTNADVIVNVIDASGGTNEKGEPVDIGSHDPLEDIDFIETEMDMWLAGIVERNWEGVERKSRSPDFDLDEVLGDMMSGFGASPTDIARILRELEYPADPIQWTDDDREALATEIRQRTKPIVVAANKIDVAPEENVDRLLDLDKPVIPTSAEGERALRNAAEGGLIDYDPGDADFEITGDVSDAQCEALEGLQETMARWEGTGVQAALDYAVYELLDHLTAYPVQDAAKWSDGSGNVLPDAFLLAQGSTPVDLAYAVHSDIGDGYLHAVDARSSREISDSYELEEGDVIKIVSTAS; encoded by the coding sequence ATGCTCTCGATCGCGCTTGCCGGGAAGCCCAACGCCGGCAAGTCCACGTTCTACACTGCGGCGACGATGGCCGACGTCGACGTCGCGAACTACCCGTTCACCACGATCGACGCCAACCGCGGGGTCAGCTACGTCCGCACCGAGTGCCCCTGTCTCGAGCGCGAGGAACGCTGCGGGAACGAGAACTGCCACGACGGCAAGCGCTACGTCCCGATCGAACTGCTCGACGTCGCGGGGCTCGTGCCCGGCGCCCACGAGGGGAAGGGACTTGGCAACCAGTTCCTCGACGAACTGACCAACGCCGACGTGATCGTCAACGTGATCGACGCCTCCGGCGGGACCAACGAGAAGGGCGAACCCGTCGACATCGGGAGCCACGACCCGCTCGAGGACATCGACTTCATCGAGACGGAGATGGATATGTGGCTCGCCGGCATCGTCGAGCGAAACTGGGAGGGCGTCGAGCGAAAGTCCCGCTCGCCCGACTTCGACCTCGACGAGGTGCTGGGGGACATGATGTCGGGCTTCGGCGCCTCGCCCACCGACATCGCCCGGATTCTGCGCGAACTCGAGTACCCCGCTGACCCGATCCAGTGGACCGACGACGACCGTGAAGCGCTCGCGACCGAGATCCGCCAGCGGACCAAGCCGATCGTCGTCGCCGCGAACAAGATCGACGTCGCGCCCGAGGAGAACGTCGACCGACTGCTCGACCTCGACAAACCCGTGATCCCGACGTCGGCCGAGGGCGAGCGCGCGCTCCGGAACGCGGCCGAGGGCGGGCTGATCGACTACGACCCAGGCGACGCCGACTTCGAGATCACCGGCGACGTCAGCGACGCCCAGTGCGAGGCTCTCGAGGGGCTTCAGGAGACGATGGCCCGCTGGGAGGGCACCGGCGTCCAGGCCGCGTTAGACTACGCGGTCTACGAGTTGCTCGATCACCTCACTGCCTACCCGGTCCAGGACGCGGCGAAGTGGTCCGACGGGAGTGGGAACGTGCTCCCCGACGCGTTCCTCCTGGCGCAGGGGTCAACGCCGGTCGATCTGGCTTACGCGGTCCACTCGGACATCGGTGACGGCTACCTCCACGCGGTCGACGCCCGCAGTTCGAGGGAAATCAGCGACAGTTACGAACTCGAGGAGGGTGACGTAATCAAAATCGTTTCGACGGCGTCCTGA
- a CDS encoding ester cyclase, which yields MSTAAENKEIVRRYYEEAFNESRTDLLEELVSENVVNHDPVSDETLTPEEARGFEGFVRHVEAAHEAFPDATVTIEDVIAEDDMVAVRFTFTGTHEGPFAGFNPTGERLEGSNMVFMRLEDGKITERWEESDSLDALEQLGILSVADLSPSGDRTRKVA from the coding sequence ATGAGCACTGCAGCAGAGAACAAAGAGATTGTCCGCCGGTACTACGAGGAAGCTTTCAACGAGAGTCGAACCGACCTGCTCGAAGAGTTGGTTTCGGAGAACGTCGTCAACCACGATCCGGTGTCGGACGAGACGCTCACGCCTGAGGAGGCGAGGGGGTTCGAGGGGTTCGTCCGCCACGTCGAGGCCGCGCACGAGGCGTTTCCCGACGCGACGGTGACGATCGAGGATGTGATCGCCGAAGACGACATGGTCGCGGTACGATTCACGTTCACGGGGACTCACGAGGGGCCATTCGCGGGATTCAATCCCACGGGCGAGCGACTCGAGGGTTCGAACATGGTCTTCATGCGACTCGAGGACGGGAAGATCACCGAGCGATGGGAAGAATCGGACAGCCTGGATGCCCTGGAACAGCTCGGCATCCTCTCGGTGGCGGACCTCTCGCCGTCGGGCGACCGCACTCGAAAGGTGGCGTGA
- a CDS encoding DUF2332 domain-containing protein, producing MSLEDDFEWYADWASDVSPLYERLARGAADDPTLLDIAADASAGQPAPQLLLGAVHALLLDGDEHALADFYSTRTDDPEAGDPYPHFREFCLTRESRIRDIVRSRRVQTNAVGRSAVLVPAFEHVSRIAGRDSLALVEVGASAGLNLRWDRYRHEYAGYGSYGPNSAVRIEPLVRGDVAPPLSNSRPEVVRRLGIDLNPLDVTDPADVRWMRALVIPDQRRRHERLRAAIEVAREDPPKVIAGDALDVLPDVIAGLPEDATPCVFSTHTLYQLEEDGVAALRDALARCSQRRRQPIHWLSDDPFSERGVPTYRYALLSDGTMEATRLTEYQSYGEWIRWLADSGR from the coding sequence ATGAGCCTCGAGGATGACTTCGAGTGGTACGCCGACTGGGCGTCGGACGTCTCGCCCCTCTACGAACGGCTGGCTCGAGGTGCGGCCGACGACCCCACCCTCCTCGACATCGCCGCCGACGCGTCGGCGGGTCAACCCGCCCCGCAACTCCTTCTTGGAGCCGTTCACGCGCTCTTGCTCGACGGTGACGAGCACGCGCTCGCCGATTTTTACTCGACGCGTACCGACGACCCCGAAGCAGGTGACCCGTACCCTCACTTTCGCGAGTTCTGTCTCACCAGAGAATCGCGCATTCGGGACATCGTTCGCTCTCGGCGCGTGCAGACGAACGCTGTCGGTCGCTCGGCGGTCCTCGTTCCTGCGTTCGAACACGTCTCCCGCATCGCCGGTCGCGATTCGCTGGCGCTCGTCGAAGTCGGGGCGAGCGCCGGACTCAACCTCCGCTGGGATCGCTATCGGCACGAATACGCCGGGTACGGCTCCTATGGCCCCAATTCAGCGGTTCGAATCGAGCCGCTAGTTCGTGGCGACGTCGCCCCGCCGCTCTCGAACTCCCGCCCGGAGGTCGTCCGTCGACTGGGCATCGACCTGAATCCGCTGGACGTGACCGATCCCGCCGACGTTCGGTGGATGCGGGCGCTCGTTATCCCCGACCAGCGGCGCCGTCACGAGCGTCTCAGGGCGGCTATCGAGGTGGCTCGGGAGGATCCGCCGAAGGTGATCGCCGGTGATGCACTCGACGTCCTTCCCGACGTCATCGCCGGGCTTCCCGAGGACGCGACTCCCTGCGTATTCAGCACTCACACGCTCTATCAACTGGAGGAAGACGGGGTCGCCGCGCTTCGAGACGCGCTGGCCCGGTGCAGTCAACGTCGACGTCAGCCGATCCACTGGCTGTCGGACGATCCGTTTTCGGAACGTGGGGTTCCGACGTACCGATACGCCCTCCTCTCCGACGGGACAATGGAGGCAACGCGACTCACCGAGTACCAATCCTACGGGGAGTGGATCCGCTGGCTGGCCGATAGCGGTCGATGA
- a CDS encoding enoyl-CoA hydratase/isomerase family protein, whose amino-acid sequence MTETETDVIRLERDDGTATITVDRPERHNAMDETVARTLAETVTEAAEDDAVRCLVLTGTGAVFNTGADLSTFEGDETDAERLEAIATPLHETVSTLVSAPKPVVAGVNGVVAGGGLGLALAGDVVIASEDARFEYAYPKIGLSGDGGATWLLPRLVGRRTAQRIAFLDEPVDAEEAVELGLATEVVASEQFDDRLGAVASELANGPTKAYAEIKRLLASSSTNGLEAHLEEEQERITDLASTADYAAGLRGFLEKESPTFRGE is encoded by the coding sequence ATGACCGAGACCGAGACGGACGTAATTCGGCTCGAGCGCGACGACGGAACCGCGACGATCACCGTCGACAGACCGGAGCGTCACAACGCGATGGACGAGACGGTGGCCAGAACGCTCGCCGAGACGGTGACCGAAGCCGCGGAAGACGACGCGGTCCGGTGTCTCGTGCTCACTGGTACCGGCGCCGTATTCAACACGGGTGCGGACCTCTCGACGTTCGAGGGCGACGAGACGGACGCCGAGCGCCTCGAGGCCATCGCGACGCCCCTTCACGAAACCGTCTCGACGCTCGTCTCGGCGCCGAAACCGGTTGTGGCGGGGGTCAACGGCGTCGTCGCCGGTGGCGGACTCGGACTCGCTCTCGCAGGTGACGTCGTCATCGCCTCCGAGGATGCCCGGTTCGAGTACGCCTACCCGAAGATCGGCCTCTCTGGCGACGGTGGGGCAACGTGGCTGCTGCCCCGACTCGTCGGTCGGCGGACGGCCCAGCGGATCGCGTTCCTGGACGAACCGGTCGACGCCGAGGAGGCCGTCGAACTAGGACTGGCGACCGAAGTCGTCGCCTCCGAGCAGTTCGACGACCGCCTCGGGGCCGTCGCCTCGGAACTCGCGAACGGTCCGACGAAGGCCTACGCGGAGATCAAGCGCCTGCTCGCGTCCTCCTCGACGAACGGGCTGGAGGCCCACCTCGAGGAGGAACAGGAACGAATTACCGACCTGGCGTCGACGGCCGACTACGCCGCGGGCTTGCGCGGGTTCCTCGAGAAGGAGTCGCCGACGTTCAGGGGAGAGTGA
- a CDS encoding D-2-hydroxyacid dehydrogenase, translated as MTEMDSGRSGEGPSVLVLRKGTHGTPISAYANALRERVSNPDVEITVANTPAEEREAIRDAEIVTGMSIDESLLEHAENLQLFACAYAGTGHLPLETLEEMDVTVTNASGVHGPNIGEHVLGAILWFTRRFHVASRRQRRREWRHYQAHELQGSTVTVVGLGAIGRSVCERLEPFGVDVQGVRYTPEKGGPADAVYGFDADDFHDALSRTDYLVLACPLTNETRGLVDAAAFDTLPPNAVVINVARGPVVDTDALVSALRRNGIRGASLDVTDPEPLPEDHSLWTLENVQITPHNSGHTPKYYDRLADIVAGNVERVLESGSYEELENQVLPRP; from the coding sequence ATGACCGAGATGGACAGCGGTCGGAGCGGCGAGGGCCCGTCGGTGCTGGTCCTCCGCAAGGGAACGCACGGGACGCCTATCTCGGCGTACGCGAACGCCCTTCGAGAGCGGGTTTCGAACCCGGACGTCGAGATCACCGTTGCCAACACGCCCGCCGAAGAGCGGGAGGCGATCCGAGATGCCGAGATCGTCACCGGCATGTCGATCGACGAGTCCCTCCTCGAGCACGCCGAGAATTTGCAACTGTTCGCCTGCGCCTACGCGGGTACCGGCCACCTGCCCCTCGAGACCCTCGAGGAGATGGACGTCACGGTGACGAACGCGTCGGGCGTCCACGGCCCCAACATCGGCGAACACGTCCTGGGGGCGATTCTCTGGTTCACCCGCCGGTTCCACGTTGCGTCCCGCCGCCAACGCCGTCGTGAGTGGCGCCACTACCAGGCTCACGAACTGCAGGGCTCGACCGTGACGGTTGTCGGCCTCGGTGCGATCGGTCGATCCGTCTGCGAGCGACTCGAGCCGTTCGGCGTCGACGTCCAGGGCGTCCGCTACACGCCGGAGAAAGGCGGCCCGGCGGACGCCGTCTACGGCTTCGACGCGGACGACTTCCACGACGCGCTCTCTCGAACCGATTACCTCGTGTTGGCGTGTCCGCTCACCAACGAAACCCGGGGGCTGGTCGACGCGGCGGCGTTCGACACCCTCCCGCCGAACGCGGTGGTGATCAACGTTGCTCGTGGCCCAGTCGTCGACACCGACGCGCTCGTCTCGGCGCTCCGGCGCAACGGCATCCGCGGGGCCTCGCTGGACGTCACGGATCCCGAACCCCTGCCGGAAGACCACTCGCTGTGGACGCTCGAGAACGTTCAGATCACCCCGCACAACTCGGGACACACGCCAAAGTACTACGACCGCCTGGCGGACATCGTCGCCGGGAACGTCGAACGCGTGCTCGAGTCGGGGTCGTACGAGGAGCTCGAGAACCAGGTGTTGCCCCGGCCGTAG
- a CDS encoding MBL fold metallo-hydrolase: MTVTFDSLRIDWLGYATVRLEGETGTVVYIDPGRYGVLDGLEPKDGDLILVSHDDHYDPDGIRRVAHDDAIVVIHEAVDADEIDRVDEQPEALPYEVERVREDESFVLGPLDLFTTPAYNEPNGPYTRNDGSPYHPEGEGCGFGVTIDGICAFWPGDSDILPIHERLDVDLLLPPIGGSYTMDRHDVAELAEAIRPDLVLPIHYDTFEALETDADAFVLDVARRGIPVVLDE; encoded by the coding sequence ATGACCGTCACATTCGACTCGCTTCGCATCGACTGGCTCGGCTACGCGACCGTTCGCCTCGAGGGCGAGACCGGCACCGTCGTCTACATCGACCCCGGACGGTACGGCGTCCTCGACGGTCTCGAACCGAAAGACGGCGACCTGATCCTCGTGAGCCACGACGACCACTACGATCCCGACGGCATCCGGCGCGTGGCGCACGATGACGCCATCGTCGTAATCCACGAGGCCGTCGACGCCGACGAAATCGACCGCGTCGACGAACAACCAGAGGCCCTCCCCTACGAGGTCGAACGCGTTCGGGAGGACGAGTCGTTCGTCCTCGGCCCGCTCGACCTCTTCACGACACCTGCGTACAACGAGCCGAACGGGCCCTACACCCGCAACGACGGCTCGCCCTACCATCCCGAGGGCGAGGGCTGTGGCTTCGGCGTGACGATCGACGGTATCTGTGCGTTCTGGCCGGGCGACAGCGACATCCTCCCGATTCACGAGCGACTGGACGTCGACCTCTTGCTCCCGCCGATCGGCGGCAGTTACACAATGGATCGCCACGACGTCGCCGAACTCGCCGAGGCGATCCGTCCTGACCTCGTCCTCCCGATCCACTACGACACGTTCGAGGCGCTCGAGACTGACGCCGACGCGTTCGTGCTCGACGTGGCGAGACGAGGCATCCCGGTCGTCCTGGACGAGTGA
- a CDS encoding DNA topoisomerase IV subunit A has product MSTDESQARAQLIDLAAQFYDQFELGEIPHMEVPTRSKSNIELDEEANVWVYGDRTSTRSANSVRGARKLLKAVFTIEFLANQLEEDRSSTLRELYYLSESWDNEEAQFNDQDESNGLVEDLEIVSGVTREDFHMRPEESGAKVMGPLHIREQTKRGDRDIHCQLDVGQGGYQIPNNPDTIEFLDHDAEFVLCVETGGMRDRLVENGFDEEYDTIIVHLGGQPARATRRLTKRFHDELDLPVVVFTDGDPWSYRIFGSVAYGSIKSAHLSEYLATPEAQFIGIQPADIVEYDLPTDPLSDSDVNALENELTDPRFQTDYWKEQIELQLEIGKKAEQQALASRGLDFVTDTYLPERLEEMGVL; this is encoded by the coding sequence ATGAGCACGGACGAATCACAGGCCAGAGCACAGCTGATCGACCTCGCCGCCCAGTTCTACGACCAGTTCGAACTGGGCGAGATCCCCCACATGGAGGTCCCTACCCGATCGAAGAGCAACATCGAACTCGACGAGGAGGCCAACGTCTGGGTCTACGGCGACCGAACCTCGACCCGGAGTGCGAACTCCGTTCGCGGCGCCCGGAAGCTCCTCAAAGCCGTCTTCACCATCGAGTTCCTGGCAAATCAGCTCGAGGAGGATCGCTCCTCGACCCTGCGTGAACTGTACTACCTCTCGGAAAGCTGGGACAACGAAGAGGCCCAGTTCAACGACCAGGACGAGTCCAACGGGCTGGTCGAGGACTTAGAGATCGTCTCCGGGGTCACCCGCGAGGACTTCCACATGCGCCCGGAGGAGTCCGGCGCGAAGGTGATGGGGCCGCTGCACATCCGCGAGCAGACGAAGCGGGGCGACCGCGACATTCACTGCCAGCTCGACGTGGGGCAAGGCGGCTACCAGATCCCGAATAATCCCGACACGATCGAGTTCCTCGACCACGATGCCGAGTTCGTCCTCTGCGTGGAGACCGGTGGTATGCGCGACCGGCTCGTCGAGAACGGCTTCGACGAGGAGTACGACACCATCATCGTCCACCTCGGGGGTCAGCCCGCCCGAGCCACGCGCCGACTGACGAAGCGCTTCCACGACGAACTCGACCTCCCCGTGGTGGTGTTCACCGACGGCGACCCGTGGTCCTACCGCATCTTCGGCTCGGTCGCCTACGGCTCGATCAAGTCCGCCCACCTCTCAGAGTATCTGGCGACGCCCGAAGCGCAGTTCATTGGCATTCAGCCCGCCGACATCGTCGAGTACGACCTCCCGACCGACCCCCTCTCGGACTCGGACGTCAACGCCCTCGAGAACGAACTCACCGATCCCCGGTTCCAGACCGACTACTGGAAGGAACAGATCGAACTGCAACTCGAGATCGGGAAGAAAGCAGAGCAGCAGGCGCTCGCCTCGCGCGGCCTGGACTTCGTGACGGACACGTACCTGCCGGAGCGACTCGAGGAGATGGGCGTCCTCTGA